A region of the Halalkalibaculum roseum genome:
ATGAACAAGAGCTGGAGGTTCATACCGCCCTGGTAAATACCGGAGGTTTTGAAAAAAGTGAACTGAAGATGTTGAAGGAAAAAGCTCTTAAACTTGGAGCAGCTTCCCACAAAACTTTTGACCTGGTTGAGGATTTTTATCAAAAATCAGTCAAGTACCTAATCTTCGGTAATGTATTAAAAAACGATACCTATCCTCTCTCAGTGAGTGCTGAAAGGGCTTTCCAGGCTATGGAGATTGCAAACTATGCCAATCAAATAGATGCCGATTATGTCGCTCACGGAAGCACGGGTGCAGGCAATGACCAGATTCGTTTTGATATGGTATTCCAAATTCTGGCGCCTGAAGCAGAAATATTATCTCCCATCAGGGATCAGACACTTTCCCGGGAGCAAGAAATGGAATATTTATCAAAGCATGGTATAAAACTGGAATGGGATGATGCTAAATATTCCATCAACAAAGGACTTTGGGGAACCAGCGTAGGCGGGGCGGAAACCCTGACTTCACACCTGCCCCTGCCGGAAACGGCATGGCCCAATAGCCTCAGCAAGAAGCAACCTTTGGATGTAACCCTGGAATTTGAGGAGGGTGAGATAAAGGGACTTGATGGGTCACATATGGTCCCTGTTTCTGCTATACAAACACTCACATCGTTGGCCGATCAGTATGCAATCGGAAGAGATATTCACGTCGGGGATACTATTATTGGCATAAAAGGCCGGGTAGGCTTTGAAGCTTCCGCAGCACTGATTCTCATCAAGGCACATCACACCCTGGAAAAACATGTATTGAGCAAATGGCAAC
Encoded here:
- a CDS encoding argininosuccinate synthase, whose product is MTDINKQKVVLAYSGGLDTSYCVAYLKHEQELEVHTALVNTGGFEKSELKMLKEKALKLGAASHKTFDLVEDFYQKSVKYLIFGNVLKNDTYPLSVSAERAFQAMEIANYANQIDADYVAHGSTGAGNDQIRFDMVFQILAPEAEILSPIRDQTLSREQEMEYLSKHGIKLEWDDAKYSINKGLWGTSVGGAETLTSHLPLPETAWPNSLSKKQPLDVTLEFEEGEIKGLDGSHMVPVSAIQTLTSLADQYAIGRDIHVGDTIIGIKGRVGFEASAALILIKAHHTLEKHVLSKWQQYWKGQLAEWYGMLLHEGQYLEPLMRDIETFMEQMQRNVSGKVHLTLSPYRFQINGIESDNDLMNSGFGDYGELNKSWSGEDAKGFATILSNQMKIYNTVHNNHD